In Patagioenas fasciata isolate bPatFas1 chromosome 18, bPatFas1.hap1, whole genome shotgun sequence, a genomic segment contains:
- the LOC136109762 gene encoding ankyrin repeat domain-containing protein 40-like isoform X1 → MSGGAEARELEERLREAAALGDVREVRRLLGAGADINSRNEIDGWTCLHWACKRNQVPVVSCLLDAGADRQIRTAAGELAAQLTSKPDIRKILGEEETECQGAKDLNLPIVANYVANPPFPCVHTEETIPDGLAEPQDKTASVSSASQCETGPSSPAAQVDSACTPASCSSEEDFPALDAAEPLPAPAATPAAPQCPEAASGRVLQPPFPHRTALCAPGAPAQAVPPQTRGSPTHPAPAFQPLFFTGTFPCNMQAELVLKVRVQNLRDNDFIEIELDRQELTYQDLLRVSCCELGVNPDQVEKIRKLPNTLVRKLCPFFERTRMLPDFRTSRSWSWCWCRAAALPSETRQQR, encoded by the exons ATGAGCGGCGGCGCGGAGGCGCGGGAGCTGGAGGAGCGGctgcgggaggcggcggcgctgggggACGTGCGGGAGGTGCGGCGGCTGCTGGGCGCGGGGGCGGACATCAACTCCCGCAACGAGATCGACGGCTG GACCTGTCTGCACTGGGCCTGCAAGCGCAACCAGGTGCCCGTGGTGTCCTGCCTGCTGGATGCCGGGGCAGACAGGCAGATCCGCACGGCTGCGGGAGAGCTGGCGGCACAGTTAACTTCCAAACCCGACATCCGCAAGATTTTGGGAG AGGAAGAAACTGAATGTCAAGGAGCAAAGGATTTAAACTTGCCAATAGTTGCAAACTACGTGGCCAACCCACCATTCCCTTGCGTTCACACTGAAGAAACCATTCCAGATGGCTTGGCAGAACCCCAGGACAAAACCGCTTCCGTCTCTTCTGCTTCCCAGTGCGAAACTGGTCCTAGTTCCCCTGCGGCTCAGGTGGACAGCGCATGCACACCCGCGTCGTGCAGCAGCGAAGAGGATTTCCCTGCACTAGACGCTGCAGaaccgctgcccgccccggcagCAACTCCGGCAGCACCGCAATGCCCCGAAGCAGCGAGCGGCCGTGTTCTGCAGCCGCCCTTCCCTCACCGCACAGCTCTGTGCGCCCCAGGGGCCCCCGCGCAGGCTGTGCCCCCGCAAACCCGGGGGTCCCCGACCCATCCCGCACCAGCGTTCCAGCCGTTGTTCTTCACTGGAACGTTCCCCTGTAACATGCAAG CAGAACTTGTGCTTAAGGTGAGAGTCCAGAATCTCAGAGACAACGACTTCATTGAAATTGAACTGGACAGACAAGAACTGACCTATCAAGATCTGCTCAGAGTGAGCTGCTGTGAGTTGGGCGTTAATCCAGACCAAGTAGAGAAGATCAGAAAATTACCTAATACACTAGTGAGAAAG TTGTGTCCGTTCTTTGAAAGGACAAGGATGTTGCCAGACTTCAGGACttccaggagctggagctggtgctgGTGCAGAGCGGCAGCTCTCCCTTCCGAAACGCGGCAACAGCGCTGA
- the LOC136109762 gene encoding ankyrin repeat domain-containing protein 40-like isoform X3 codes for MSGGAEARELEERLREAAALGDVREVRRLLGAGADINSRNEIDGWTCLHWACKRNQVPVVSCLLDAGADRQIRTAAGELAAQLTSKPDIRKILGEEETECQGAKDLNLPIVANYVANPPFPCVHTEETIPDGLAEPQDKTASVSSASQCETGPSSPAAQVDSACTPASCSSEEDFPALDAAEPLPAPAATPAAPQCPEAASGRVLQPPFPHRTALCAPGAPAQAVPPQTRGSPTHPAPAFQPLFFTGTFPCNMQELVLKVRVQNLRDNDFIEIELDRQELTYQDLLRVSCCELGVNPDQVEKIRKLPNTLVRKDKDVARLQDFQELELVLVQSGSSPFRNAATALTDRACYNSRASKLTY; via the exons ATGAGCGGCGGCGCGGAGGCGCGGGAGCTGGAGGAGCGGctgcgggaggcggcggcgctgggggACGTGCGGGAGGTGCGGCGGCTGCTGGGCGCGGGGGCGGACATCAACTCCCGCAACGAGATCGACGGCTG GACCTGTCTGCACTGGGCCTGCAAGCGCAACCAGGTGCCCGTGGTGTCCTGCCTGCTGGATGCCGGGGCAGACAGGCAGATCCGCACGGCTGCGGGAGAGCTGGCGGCACAGTTAACTTCCAAACCCGACATCCGCAAGATTTTGGGAG AGGAAGAAACTGAATGTCAAGGAGCAAAGGATTTAAACTTGCCAATAGTTGCAAACTACGTGGCCAACCCACCATTCCCTTGCGTTCACACTGAAGAAACCATTCCAGATGGCTTGGCAGAACCCCAGGACAAAACCGCTTCCGTCTCTTCTGCTTCCCAGTGCGAAACTGGTCCTAGTTCCCCTGCGGCTCAGGTGGACAGCGCATGCACACCCGCGTCGTGCAGCAGCGAAGAGGATTTCCCTGCACTAGACGCTGCAGaaccgctgcccgccccggcagCAACTCCGGCAGCACCGCAATGCCCCGAAGCAGCGAGCGGCCGTGTTCTGCAGCCGCCCTTCCCTCACCGCACAGCTCTGTGCGCCCCAGGGGCCCCCGCGCAGGCTGTGCCCCCGCAAACCCGGGGGTCCCCGACCCATCCCGCACCAGCGTTCCAGCCGTTGTTCTTCACTGGAACGTTCCCCTGTAACATGCAAG AACTTGTGCTTAAGGTGAGAGTCCAGAATCTCAGAGACAACGACTTCATTGAAATTGAACTGGACAGACAAGAACTGACCTATCAAGATCTGCTCAGAGTGAGCTGCTGTGAGTTGGGCGTTAATCCAGACCAAGTAGAGAAGATCAGAAAATTACCTAATACACTAGTGAGAAAG GACAAGGATGTTGCCAGACTTCAGGACttccaggagctggagctggtgctgGTGCAGAGCGGCAGCTCTCCCTTCCGAAACGCGGCAACAGCGCTGACCGACAGAGCCTGTTACAACAGCCGCGCCTCCAAGCTGACCTACTGA
- the LOC136109762 gene encoding ankyrin repeat domain-containing protein 40-like isoform X2: MSGGAEARELEERLREAAALGDVREVRRLLGAGADINSRNEIDGWTCLHWACKRNQVPVVSCLLDAGADRQIRTAAGELAAQLTSKPDIRKILGEEETECQGAKDLNLPIVANYVANPPFPCVHTEETIPDGLAEPQDKTASVSSASQCETGPSSPAAQVDSACTPASCSSEEDFPALDAAEPLPAPAATPAAPQCPEAASGRVLQPPFPHRTALCAPGAPAQAVPPQTRGSPTHPAPAFQPLFFTGTFPCNMQAELVLKVRVQNLRDNDFIEIELDRQELTYQDLLRVSCCELGVNPDQVEKIRKLPNTLVRKDKDVARLQDFQELELVLVQSGSSPFRNAATALTDRACYNSRASKLTY, encoded by the exons ATGAGCGGCGGCGCGGAGGCGCGGGAGCTGGAGGAGCGGctgcgggaggcggcggcgctgggggACGTGCGGGAGGTGCGGCGGCTGCTGGGCGCGGGGGCGGACATCAACTCCCGCAACGAGATCGACGGCTG GACCTGTCTGCACTGGGCCTGCAAGCGCAACCAGGTGCCCGTGGTGTCCTGCCTGCTGGATGCCGGGGCAGACAGGCAGATCCGCACGGCTGCGGGAGAGCTGGCGGCACAGTTAACTTCCAAACCCGACATCCGCAAGATTTTGGGAG AGGAAGAAACTGAATGTCAAGGAGCAAAGGATTTAAACTTGCCAATAGTTGCAAACTACGTGGCCAACCCACCATTCCCTTGCGTTCACACTGAAGAAACCATTCCAGATGGCTTGGCAGAACCCCAGGACAAAACCGCTTCCGTCTCTTCTGCTTCCCAGTGCGAAACTGGTCCTAGTTCCCCTGCGGCTCAGGTGGACAGCGCATGCACACCCGCGTCGTGCAGCAGCGAAGAGGATTTCCCTGCACTAGACGCTGCAGaaccgctgcccgccccggcagCAACTCCGGCAGCACCGCAATGCCCCGAAGCAGCGAGCGGCCGTGTTCTGCAGCCGCCCTTCCCTCACCGCACAGCTCTGTGCGCCCCAGGGGCCCCCGCGCAGGCTGTGCCCCCGCAAACCCGGGGGTCCCCGACCCATCCCGCACCAGCGTTCCAGCCGTTGTTCTTCACTGGAACGTTCCCCTGTAACATGCAAG CAGAACTTGTGCTTAAGGTGAGAGTCCAGAATCTCAGAGACAACGACTTCATTGAAATTGAACTGGACAGACAAGAACTGACCTATCAAGATCTGCTCAGAGTGAGCTGCTGTGAGTTGGGCGTTAATCCAGACCAAGTAGAGAAGATCAGAAAATTACCTAATACACTAGTGAGAAAG GACAAGGATGTTGCCAGACTTCAGGACttccaggagctggagctggtgctgGTGCAGAGCGGCAGCTCTCCCTTCCGAAACGCGGCAACAGCGCTGACCGACAGAGCCTGTTACAACAGCCGCGCCTCCAAGCTGACCTACTGA
- the WFIKKN2 gene encoding WAP, Kazal, immunoglobulin, Kunitz and NTR domain-containing protein 2 — translation MLLVLFTRWMWILLGKSSVLLLLEVSLQGRALPPIRYSHAGICPNDMNPNLWVDAQSTCKRECEADLECETFEKCCPNVCGTKSCVAARYMDVKGKKGPVGMPKEATCDRFMCIQQGSECDIWDGQPVCKCKDRCEKEPSFTCASDGLTYYNKCYMDAEACIKGITLNVVTCRYHLTWPNTSPIPPETTARPTTAYSETTVVDILPPALVNNPVHQSVYVGETVSFLCDVTGRPKPEITWEKQVDGKDKVIMKPNHVRGNVVVTNIAQLVIYNTQLQDAGIYTCTAKNSGGLLRADFPLSVIKGEPTSKEASQNKTHFPTDECLKQPDSEDCGEEQTRWYYDAKKNNCFTFIYGNCNSNLNHFETYENCMLTCMNGPINICNLPALQGHCKAYEPRWAYNSLTKQCQSFIYGGCGGNENNFESREACEEMCPFPKNTHCKACKPRQKLVTSFCKSDFVILGRITELTEDQDSGHALVTVEEILKDEKMGLKFLGKEPLEITLLNMDWSCPCPNMTTVDGQLIIMGDVHNGMAVLQPDSFVGTSSIRRVRKLREVIHKKTCELLKEFLGLH, via the exons ATGTTGTTGGTGCTGTTCACCCGGTGGATGTGGATCTTGCTGGGGAAGAGCAGTGTCCTCTTGCTCCTGGAGGTCTCTCTGCAAGGAAGAGCTCTGCCTCCCATCCGCTACTCGCACGCTGGGATCTGCCCCAACGACATGAACCCCAACCTGTGGGTAGATGCGCAGAGCACTTGCAAGAGGGAGTGCGAAGCCGATCTG GAGTGTGAGACCTTTGAGAAGTGCTGCCCCAATGTTTGTGGAACGAAGAGCTGCGTGGCGGCTCGGTACATGGACGTCAAGGGGAAAAAAGGGCCGGTGGGAATGCCCAAAGAAGCAACTTGTGACCGCTTCATGTGCATCCAGCAAGGATCAGAGTGTGACATCTGGGACGGACAACCCGTCTGCAAGTGCAAGGACAGGTGTGAGAAGGAGCCGAGCTTCACCTGCGCCTCCGACGGCCTCACCTACTACAACAAGTGCTACATGGATGCAGAAGCTTGCATCAAAGGCATTACACTAAATGTGGTCACCTGTAGGTACCATCTTACCTGGCCAAACACCAGCCCTATTCCACCAGAAACAACAGCTCGCCCCACTACTGCCTATTCTGAGACAACGGTTGTTGATATCTTGCCGCCTGCTCTGGTGAACAACCCCGTCCATCAGTCGGTCTACGTGGGAGAGACCGTCAGCTTCCTCTGTGATGTTACAGGGAGGCCCAAGCCAGAAATCACGTGGGAGAAGCAGGTCGATGGGAAAGACAAAGTCATTATGAAGCCAAATCACGTCAGAGGGAACGTCGTGGTCACCAACATCGCCCAGCTAGTCATCTACAACACCCAGCTCCAAGATGCAGGCATCTACACGTGCACCGCCAAAAACAGCGGTGGCCTTCTCAGGGCTGATTTCCCTTTGTCAGTCATCAAAGGAGAACCCACATCCAAAGAAGcttcccaaaacaaaacacattttccaacCGACGAGTGCCTGAAGCAACCAGACAGCGAAGACTGTGGGGAAGAGCAGACCAGGTGGTACTATGATGCGAAGAAAAACAACTGCTTTACTTTCATCTATGGGAACTGTAACAGCAACCTCAACCACTTTGAGACCTATGAGAACTGTATGTTAACGTGCATGAACGGCCCAATCAACATCTGCAACCTCCCAGCCCTCCAAGGTCACTGCAAAGCCTACGAGCCCAGATGGGCCTATAACAGCTTGACCAAGCAGTGCCAGTCCTTCATTTATGGTGGGTGTGGAGGCAACGAGAACAACTTTGAGAGCCGGGAGGCCTGCGAAGAGATGTGCCCGTTCCCAAAGAACACGCACTGCAAAGCTTGCAAACCTCGCCAGAAGCTGGTGACGAGCTTCTGCAAAAGCGACTTTGTTATCCTGGGCCGTATAACGGAGCTGACCGAAGACCAAGACTCGGGACATGCCCTGGTGACAGTGGAGGAGATTCTCAAAGATGAAAAAATGGGATTAAAATTCCTGGGGAAGGAACCGCTAGAAATCACGCTTTTGAACATGGACTGGAGCTGCCCATGTCCCAACATGACCACAGTGGATGGCCAGCTCATCATCATGGGAGACGTCCACAACGGCATGGCTGTCCTGCAGCCTGACAGCTTTGTGGGGACCTCCAGCATCCGGCGCGTGCGGAAGCTCCGCGAAGTCATCCACAAGAAAACCTGTGAGCTTTTGAAAGAGTTCCTGGGATTGCATTAA